One Azospirillum sp. B510 genomic window carries:
- the murC gene encoding UDP-N-acetylmuramate--L-alanine ligase, which translates to MRALPLSIGTIHFVGIGGIGMSGIAEVLRNLGYTVQGSDLAENANVKRLRELGISVFVGHRAENIAGAAVIVVSSAVKRDNPEVVAARAALVPVVRRAEMLGELMRLKWAIAIGGTHGKTTTTSMVGHMLEHANLDPTVINGGIINAYGSNTRLGTGDWMVVEADESDGTFVKLPACIAVVTNMDPEHLDFYGTFDNARAAFDSFVQNIPFYGFAALCIDHPEVQAMIPRVSDRRIVTYGFSPQADIRAVNVELGPDGAKYDVLIYDRHTGESRAIAGVRLPMYGPHNVQNSLACFAVGNEMGLPDVVMRDSMAKFQGVKRRFTKTGEANGITVIDDYGHHPVEIAAVLKAARTAGTGRTIAVVQPHRYSRLANLFEEFCTCFNDADAVIVADVYAAGEAPIEGVSRDSLVEGLRMHGHRHVVALQNQQELAQVVREMARPGDFVVCLGAGNITQWANALPGELTALYGVAR; encoded by the coding sequence ATGCGCGCCCTCCCCCTCTCGATCGGCACCATCCACTTCGTCGGCATCGGCGGCATCGGCATGAGCGGCATCGCCGAGGTGCTGCGGAACCTGGGCTATACCGTCCAGGGCTCCGACCTCGCCGAGAACGCCAACGTCAAGCGCCTGCGCGAGCTGGGCATCTCCGTGTTCGTCGGCCACCGCGCCGAGAACATCGCCGGTGCCGCCGTCATCGTCGTCTCCTCCGCAGTCAAGCGCGACAATCCGGAGGTCGTCGCCGCCCGCGCCGCCCTGGTTCCGGTGGTCCGCCGCGCCGAGATGCTGGGCGAGCTGATGCGGCTGAAATGGGCCATCGCCATCGGCGGCACCCATGGCAAGACCACGACCACCTCGATGGTCGGCCATATGCTGGAGCACGCCAACCTCGACCCCACCGTGATCAACGGCGGCATCATCAACGCCTACGGCTCCAACACCCGGCTCGGCACCGGCGACTGGATGGTCGTCGAGGCGGACGAGAGCGACGGCACCTTCGTCAAGCTGCCGGCCTGCATCGCCGTCGTCACCAACATGGATCCGGAGCATCTCGACTTCTACGGCACCTTCGACAACGCGCGGGCCGCCTTCGACAGCTTCGTCCAGAACATCCCCTTCTACGGCTTCGCCGCGCTCTGCATCGACCATCCCGAAGTACAGGCGATGATCCCCCGCGTCTCGGACCGCCGCATCGTCACCTACGGCTTCTCGCCGCAAGCCGACATCCGCGCGGTGAATGTGGAGCTGGGGCCCGACGGCGCCAAATACGACGTGCTGATCTATGACCGCCACACCGGCGAGAGCCGCGCCATCGCCGGCGTCCGCCTGCCGATGTACGGGCCGCACAATGTCCAGAACTCTCTCGCCTGCTTCGCCGTCGGCAACGAGATGGGGCTGCCCGACGTGGTGATGCGCGACAGCATGGCCAAGTTCCAGGGCGTGAAGCGCCGCTTCACCAAGACCGGCGAGGCCAACGGCATCACCGTCATCGATGATTACGGCCATCACCCGGTGGAGATCGCCGCCGTGCTGAAGGCGGCGCGCACCGCCGGCACCGGCCGCACCATCGCCGTGGTCCAGCCGCACCGCTATTCCCGCCTCGCCAACCTGTTCGAGGAATTCTGCACCTGCTTCAACGACGCCGACGCCGTGATCGTCGCCGACGTCTATGCCGCCGGCGAGGCTCCCATCGAGGGCGTCAGCCGCGACAGCCTGGTCGAGGGGCTGCGCATGCACGGCCATCGCCATGTCGTCGCCTTGCAGAACCAGCAGGAGCTGGCGCAGGTGGTGCGCGAGATGGCGCGGCCCGGCGACTTCGTCGTCTGCCTGGGCGCCGGCAACATCACCCAATGGGCGAAC
- the murD gene encoding UDP-N-acetylmuramoyl-L-alanine--D-glutamate ligase, producing MIDLFYMRELPVAVMGLGKSGLATARALRDSGAEVRVWDDNPASRAAAEAEGFSVVDLATADLSDLTTIVWSPGIPHTFPKPHPVAERARALGIELICDIELLGRAERDCAFIGITGTNGKSTTTTLIGHILAAAGRKAAVGGNLGTPVLTFDPIGAGNACVLEMSSYQLELTHSITFDIAVLLNITPDHLARHGGMDGYIAAKTLIFHRQTRPRTAVIGVDDEHCRKIHAGLVAAGDQRIWPVSAHGPVAGGVYAADGWLVDDTEGEAVRVVELSTLPTLLGAHNWQNAAAAFAACKAAGIPAPAIVAAMASFPGLAHRQQLVGTLDGVRFVNDSKATNADATEKALATFDPIYWILGGQAKDTGLNGLEPYMGRVRHAFLIGEAQEQFAAWLDTQSVAYTRCGTLDIATAKAAEMAVAERLTDACVLLSPACASWDQFANFEKRGEAFAACVVSIIGEHRHTGTGSSGGVA from the coding sequence ATGATCGACCTGTTCTACATGCGGGAACTGCCGGTGGCGGTGATGGGGCTGGGCAAGTCCGGCCTCGCCACCGCCCGCGCGCTGCGCGACAGCGGGGCCGAGGTCCGGGTGTGGGACGACAACCCCGCCTCCCGCGCCGCGGCGGAGGCCGAGGGCTTTTCCGTGGTCGATCTCGCCACCGCCGACCTGTCGGACCTGACCACCATCGTCTGGTCGCCCGGCATTCCCCATACCTTCCCCAAGCCGCACCCGGTGGCCGAGCGCGCCCGCGCGCTGGGGATCGAGCTGATATGCGACATCGAGCTGCTGGGCCGGGCGGAGCGCGACTGCGCCTTCATCGGCATCACCGGCACCAACGGCAAATCGACCACCACCACCCTGATCGGCCATATCCTGGCCGCCGCCGGGCGCAAGGCCGCGGTGGGCGGCAATCTCGGCACGCCGGTGCTGACCTTCGACCCGATCGGCGCCGGCAACGCTTGCGTCCTGGAGATGTCGAGCTATCAGCTGGAGCTGACCCACTCCATCACCTTCGACATCGCGGTGCTGCTGAACATCACGCCCGACCATCTCGCCCGCCATGGCGGGATGGACGGCTACATCGCCGCCAAGACGCTGATCTTCCACCGCCAGACCCGGCCGCGCACCGCGGTGATCGGCGTGGATGACGAGCATTGCCGCAAAATCCACGCCGGCCTCGTGGCCGCCGGCGACCAGCGCATCTGGCCGGTCTCCGCCCACGGGCCGGTGGCGGGCGGCGTCTATGCCGCCGACGGCTGGCTGGTCGACGACACCGAGGGCGAGGCGGTGCGCGTGGTGGAGCTGTCCACCCTGCCCACCCTGCTGGGCGCCCACAATTGGCAGAACGCCGCCGCCGCCTTCGCCGCCTGCAAGGCCGCCGGCATTCCGGCACCGGCCATCGTCGCGGCGATGGCGAGCTTCCCCGGCCTCGCCCACCGCCAGCAGTTGGTGGGAACGCTGGACGGCGTGCGCTTCGTCAACGACAGCAAGGCGACCAACGCCGACGCCACGGAGAAGGCGCTGGCGACCTTCGACCCGATCTACTGGATCCTCGGCGGACAGGCCAAGGACACCGGGCTGAACGGGCTGGAGCCTTACATGGGCCGGGTGCGCCACGCCTTCCTGATCGGCGAGGCGCAGGAGCAATTCGCCGCATGGCTCGACACGCAATCCGTTGCTTATACGCGCTGCGGAACGTTAGATATCGCAACCGCGAAGGCGGCGGAGATGGCGGTGGCGGAGCGGCTGACGGACGCCTGCGTGCTGTTGTCCCCAGCTTGCGCGTCGTGGGACCAGTTCGCCAATTTCGAGAAGCGCGGCGAGGCTTTCGCGGCCTGCGTCGTGTCCATCATCGGTGAGCATCGGCACACCGGGACCGGCAGCAGCGGAGGCGTTGCATGA
- a CDS encoding UDP-N-acetylmuramoyl-L-alanyl-D-glutamate--2,6-diaminopimelate ligase codes for MRLSQLRPSRAEADPGAADQARPAGADPDIAGLTADSRAVRPGFVFAALPGVKADGRAFIADALAKGAVAVLAPEGTELPAGSTALLLTDPQPRLAFARMAAAFHGGRQPETVVAVTGTNGKTSTVQFAAQIWARMGLPAGSLGTLGLLGPGLHGYGGMTTPDPVSLHRDLAAAKDAGIDHLAMEASSHGLEQFRLDGVAIKAAGFTNLTLDHLDYHGTMEAYRDAKALLFQRVLPAGCIAVLNADSDDFHFFATICDERGQRVLSYGLAGAELRVTGVEPLAHGQRLSLTVLGRDVTVDLPLAGRFQAWNVLCALGLVIGSGGDATRALATLPALEGVPGRLQHVATHPNGATVYVDFAHTPDALETVLLALRSHAARDLVTVFGCGGDRDRTKRPVMGALAARLADRAIVTDDNPRTEDPAFVRSEVLAGATGELAGRLEEIGDRAEAIRTAVRRLQPGDVLVIAGKGHEQGQTIGTEVRPFDDADEARKAVAEVGA; via the coding sequence TTGCGTCTTTCCCAACTCAGACCAAGCCGCGCTGAGGCCGATCCGGGCGCAGCCGATCAGGCCCGGCCCGCCGGCGCCGATCCCGATATCGCCGGGCTGACCGCCGACAGCCGCGCGGTCAGGCCCGGCTTCGTCTTTGCCGCCCTGCCGGGCGTGAAGGCCGATGGCCGCGCCTTCATCGCCGACGCCCTCGCCAAGGGTGCCGTCGCCGTGCTGGCGCCCGAAGGCACCGAGTTGCCCGCCGGCTCCACCGCCCTGCTGCTGACCGACCCGCAGCCCCGCCTCGCCTTCGCGCGGATGGCCGCCGCCTTCCATGGCGGGCGCCAACCGGAGACGGTGGTGGCGGTGACCGGCACCAACGGCAAGACCTCCACCGTCCAGTTCGCCGCCCAGATCTGGGCGCGCATGGGCCTGCCCGCCGGCAGCCTCGGCACCCTGGGCCTGCTCGGCCCCGGCCTGCACGGCTATGGCGGGATGACGACTCCGGACCCGGTGTCGCTTCACCGCGACCTCGCCGCCGCCAAGGACGCCGGCATCGACCATCTGGCGATGGAGGCGTCGAGCCACGGGCTGGAGCAGTTCCGGCTGGACGGTGTCGCGATCAAGGCCGCCGGCTTCACCAATCTCACCCTCGACCACCTCGACTATCACGGTACGATGGAAGCCTATCGCGACGCGAAGGCTCTACTCTTCCAGCGTGTACTCCCCGCAGGATGCATCGCCGTGCTGAATGCGGACAGTGATGACTTTCACTTTTTTGCCACAATTTGTGACGAACGTGGCCAGCGTGTCCTGTCCTATGGCTTGGCCGGCGCCGAGCTTCGGGTGACCGGGGTGGAGCCGCTGGCCCATGGGCAACGGCTTTCCCTGACGGTGCTTGGCCGCGATGTGACGGTCGACCTGCCGCTGGCGGGGCGTTTCCAGGCCTGGAACGTGCTCTGCGCGCTGGGTCTGGTCATCGGTTCCGGTGGCGACGCGACACGGGCGCTCGCCACCCTCCCCGCCCTGGAGGGCGTGCCGGGCCGGCTTCAGCATGTCGCCACCCACCCCAACGGGGCGACGGTCTATGTCGATTTCGCCCACACGCCCGACGCGCTGGAAACCGTGCTGCTGGCGTTGCGCTCGCACGCCGCGCGCGATCTGGTGACGGTGTTCGGCTGCGGCGGCGACCGCGACCGGACCAAGCGGCCGGTGATGGGGGCGCTGGCGGCCCGGCTGGCCGACCGCGCCATCGTCACCGACGACAACCCGCGGACCGAGGATCCCGCCTTCGTGCGGAGCGAGGTCCTGGCGGGCGCCACCGGGGAGCTGGCCGGACGGTTGGAGGAGATCGGCGACCGGGCCGAGGCGATCCGCACCGCGGTGCGGCGGCTTCAGCCCGGCGACGTGCTGGTCATCGCCGGCAAGGGGCACGAGCAGGGACAGACCATCGGCACCGAGGTGCGTCCGTTCGACGATGCGGACGAGGCCCGGAAAGCCGTAGCGGAGGTTGGAGCATGA
- a CDS encoding UDP-N-acetylmuramoylalanyl-D-glutamyl-2,6-diaminopimelate--D-alanyl-D-alanine ligase: MSDKTVLWTARDAAAATGGHLTGPSAWAATGVAIDSRKVAPGDLFVAIRGPNFDGHAFVGAALAAGAVAALVDHPPDGLPADAPLLIAPVDPLEAMAAMGVVARANCGARIIGVTGSVGKTGTKETLRHVLSAQGATYATEGSLNNHWGVPLSLARLPADSAYGVFELGMNHAGEIGPLSRQVKPHVAIITTVEAAHLEFFSGVEAIADAKAEIFEGLDPNGVAVLNRDNGQYARLAAAARRHGLSHVWGFGTDEKADARLLDCSLHATCSAVTAVIRGERLQYCLSQPGRHWVMNSLSVLLAVKALGGDVATAARALSSLPSVKGRGTRRRIQLPQGAFTLIDESYNASPAAMAATLEVLGKIDPGAGGRRVAVLGDMRELGDRADALHIALAEPLRAAQVDTVHACGPHMRALFDRLPEAMRGVWTETSVELAPIVAAGVKGGDVIMVKGSLGSRTGLIVDALTALDSGRESEDKAASRTTNQPQAAAQSAHVPRG; this comes from the coding sequence ATGAGCGACAAGACCGTCCTCTGGACCGCACGCGATGCGGCCGCCGCCACCGGCGGGCACCTGACCGGCCCGTCCGCCTGGGCCGCCACCGGCGTCGCCATCGACAGCCGCAAGGTGGCGCCGGGCGACCTGTTCGTCGCCATCCGCGGCCCGAATTTCGACGGGCATGCCTTCGTCGGCGCGGCGCTGGCCGCCGGAGCGGTCGCGGCGCTGGTCGATCATCCGCCGGACGGCCTGCCCGCCGACGCTCCGTTGCTGATCGCCCCGGTCGACCCGCTGGAGGCGATGGCGGCGATGGGCGTCGTGGCGCGGGCGAACTGCGGCGCCCGCATCATCGGCGTCACCGGATCGGTCGGCAAGACCGGCACCAAGGAGACGCTGCGTCATGTGCTGTCGGCGCAAGGCGCCACCTACGCCACCGAAGGCAGCCTGAACAACCATTGGGGCGTGCCGCTGTCGCTGGCCCGCCTGCCGGCCGACAGCGCCTATGGCGTGTTCGAGCTGGGGATGAACCATGCCGGCGAGATCGGCCCGCTGTCGCGGCAGGTCAAGCCGCATGTCGCCATCATCACCACGGTGGAGGCGGCGCATCTGGAATTCTTCTCCGGCGTCGAGGCCATCGCCGACGCCAAGGCCGAGATCTTCGAGGGGCTCGATCCCAACGGCGTCGCCGTGCTGAACCGCGACAACGGGCAATATGCCCGGTTGGCCGCCGCCGCGCGCCGCCATGGCCTGAGCCATGTCTGGGGCTTCGGCACCGACGAGAAGGCCGACGCCCGGCTGCTCGACTGCTCGCTGCACGCCACCTGCAGCGCGGTGACCGCGGTCATCCGCGGCGAGCGGCTGCAATATTGCCTGTCGCAGCCCGGCAGGCACTGGGTGATGAACAGCCTGTCGGTGCTGCTGGCGGTGAAGGCGCTGGGGGGTGACGTCGCCACCGCGGCGCGCGCCCTGTCCAGCCTGCCGTCGGTCAAGGGCCGCGGCACCCGCAGGCGCATTCAACTGCCGCAGGGCGCCTTCACCCTGATCGACGAGAGCTACAACGCCAGCCCGGCCGCCATGGCGGCGACGCTGGAGGTGCTGGGCAAGATCGACCCCGGCGCCGGCGGCCGGCGCGTCGCCGTGCTGGGCGACATGCGCGAGCTGGGCGACCGCGCCGACGCGCTGCACATCGCGCTGGCCGAGCCGCTGCGCGCCGCCCAGGTCGACACCGTCCATGCCTGCGGGCCGCATATGAGGGCGCTGTTCGACCGGCTGCCGGAGGCCATGCGCGGCGTCTGGACCGAGACCAGCGTGGAGCTGGCCCCCATCGTGGCCGCCGGCGTAAAAGGCGGCGACGTTATCATGGTCAAAGGGTCCTTGGGCAGTCGCACAGGTCTGATCGTCGATGCGCTCACCGCACTCGACAGCGGACGCGAAAGCGAGGACAAAGCCGCCTCCCGAACCACCAACCAGCCACAGGCGGCCGCGCAGTCGGCGCATGTGCCGCGAGGCTGA
- the murG gene encoding undecaprenyldiphospho-muramoylpentapeptide beta-N-acetylglucosaminyltransferase, protein MRRPTDLNATDLDARAHRVIVLAAGGTGGHMFPAEALARELLARGRAVTLVTDKRGHAFGDSLPEVPVHRIRAASPGAGIAGKLKAALQMGLGLLEARSLMRRLTPAAVVGFGGYPSVPTVYAAIQSKLPALLHEQNAVLGRANRMLIAGSSRLAVAFPAIEKLGEAQRAKIVRTGNPVRPAVAARRLTPYEAPQPGGAIRLLVMGGSQGARIFSEVIPAALALLPEATRARIHLAQQCRPEDLEAARDALEPLGLARLELQTFFRDVPERLAACHLAVTRAGASTIAELTCVGRPAILVPYPHATDDHQTANARHLAGAGAAWLVPQPAFTATALAERLSALLSDPQALADAARAAHGWGTAEAAGALADAVLAMLGAPSGHTDAHSDHDQSHHARRSAAGASAKGAAE, encoded by the coding sequence ATGAGGAGGCCGACGGACTTGAACGCGACGGATTTGGACGCGCGCGCCCACAGGGTGATCGTTCTGGCCGCTGGCGGCACCGGCGGGCACATGTTCCCGGCCGAGGCGCTGGCGCGCGAGCTGCTGGCGCGCGGCCGCGCCGTGACGCTGGTCACCGACAAGCGCGGCCACGCCTTCGGCGACTCCCTGCCGGAGGTGCCGGTCCACCGCATCCGCGCCGCCTCCCCCGGCGCCGGCATCGCCGGCAAGTTGAAGGCCGCCTTGCAGATGGGCCTCGGCCTGCTGGAGGCGCGTTCCCTGATGCGCCGGCTGACCCCCGCCGCCGTGGTCGGCTTCGGCGGCTATCCGTCCGTCCCCACCGTCTATGCCGCGATCCAGTCGAAGCTGCCGGCGCTGCTGCACGAACAGAACGCCGTGCTGGGCCGCGCCAACCGGATGCTGATCGCCGGAAGCAGCCGCCTCGCCGTCGCCTTCCCCGCCATCGAGAAGCTGGGCGAGGCGCAGCGCGCCAAGATCGTCCGCACCGGCAACCCGGTCCGCCCGGCGGTCGCCGCCCGCCGCCTCACCCCCTATGAGGCGCCGCAGCCCGGTGGTGCCATCCGCCTGCTGGTGATGGGCGGCAGCCAGGGCGCCCGAATCTTCTCCGAGGTGATCCCCGCGGCGCTGGCGTTGTTGCCCGAGGCGACGCGCGCCCGCATCCATCTGGCCCAGCAATGCCGCCCGGAGGATCTGGAGGCCGCCCGCGACGCGCTGGAGCCGCTCGGCCTCGCCCGGTTGGAATTGCAGACCTTCTTCCGCGACGTGCCGGAGCGGCTGGCCGCCTGCCACCTCGCCGTGACCCGTGCCGGCGCCTCGACCATCGCCGAGCTGACCTGCGTCGGCCGCCCGGCGATCCTGGTCCCCTACCCGCACGCCACCGACGACCACCAGACCGCCAACGCCCGCCATCTGGCCGGGGCCGGGGCCGCCTGGCTGGTGCCGCAGCCCGCCTTCACCGCGACGGCGCTGGCGGAGCGCTTGTCCGCCCTGCTGTCCGATCCGCAGGCGCTCGCCGACGCCGCACGGGCCGCCCATGGCTGGGGCACCGCCGAAGCCGCCGGCGCGCTGGCCGACGCCGTGCTGGCGATGCTGGGCGCGCCCTCCGGTCACACCGACGCTCACTCCGACCACGACCAATCCCACCACGCCCGGCGCTCCGCCGCCGGTGCCAGCGCCAAGGGGGCCGCGGAATGA
- the mraY gene encoding phospho-N-acetylmuramoyl-pentapeptide-transferase encodes MLYNLLFGLADIFSPFNLFRYLTFRTGGAVITSLIISFVFFPRLIAWLKHKQGEGQPIRADGPESHFKKKGTPTMGGLMILIAMTVSTILWADVTNAYIWIVLLVTIGYGLIGFGDDYLKLTKRNTKGLSGRFRLGWEIAIGLTASALIMWVSAPPLSGGVAVPFVKDFLIQLSWFFVPFGAFIMVGASNSVNLTDGLDGLAIVPTMIAAGCFGLISYLSGNAIFANYLQIHHVPGSGELAVFCGALVGAGLGFLWYNAPPAMVFMGDTGSLSLGGALGAVSVVTKHEIVLAIIGGLFVLETVSVIVQVASFKLTGKRVFRMAPLHHHFEKKGWAEPTVVIRFWIIASILALVGLSTLKLR; translated from the coding sequence ATGCTCTACAATCTCCTCTTCGGTCTGGCGGACATCTTCTCGCCCTTCAACCTGTTCCGGTACCTGACCTTCCGGACCGGCGGCGCCGTCATCACGTCGCTGATCATCAGCTTCGTCTTCTTTCCCCGTCTGATCGCCTGGCTGAAGCACAAGCAGGGCGAGGGTCAGCCCATCCGCGCCGACGGCCCGGAAAGCCATTTCAAGAAGAAGGGCACGCCCACCATGGGCGGCCTGATGATCCTGATCGCCATGACGGTCAGCACCATCCTGTGGGCCGACGTCACCAACGCCTATATCTGGATCGTCCTGCTGGTGACCATCGGCTATGGGCTGATCGGCTTCGGCGACGATTACCTGAAGCTGACCAAGCGCAACACCAAGGGGCTGTCGGGCCGCTTCCGCCTGGGCTGGGAGATCGCCATCGGCCTGACCGCCTCCGCGCTCATCATGTGGGTGTCGGCGCCGCCGCTGTCGGGCGGCGTGGCGGTTCCCTTCGTCAAGGATTTCCTGATCCAGCTGTCCTGGTTCTTCGTTCCCTTCGGCGCCTTCATCATGGTCGGCGCCTCGAACTCGGTGAACCTGACCGACGGGCTGGACGGGCTGGCCATCGTGCCGACGATGATCGCCGCCGGCTGCTTCGGCCTGATCTCCTACCTGTCGGGCAACGCGATCTTCGCCAACTACCTTCAGATCCACCATGTGCCGGGATCCGGCGAGCTGGCGGTGTTCTGCGGCGCGCTGGTCGGCGCCGGGCTGGGCTTCCTCTGGTACAACGCGCCGCCCGCCATGGTCTTCATGGGCGATACCGGCTCGCTGTCGCTGGGCGGCGCGCTGGGCGCCGTCAGCGTGGTCACCAAGCACGAGATCGTGCTGGCGATCATCGGCGGCCTGTTCGTGCTGGAGACGGTGTCGGTGATCGTGCAGGTCGCCTCCTTCAAGCTGACCGGCAAGCGGGTCTTCCGCATGGCGCCGCTGCACCATCATTTCGAGAAGAAGGGCTGGGCCGAACCGACGGTGGTGATCCGCTTCTGGATCATCGCCTCGATCCTGGCGCTGGTCGGCCTGTCCACGCTGAAGCTGCGCTGA
- the ftsW gene encoding putative lipid II flippase FtsW has product MITFDRTDQSIFGRWWWTVDRWQLGAVALLMFLGTVLITAASPPVAERIGIQDTFYFVERHVMMLIPAIIIMVGVSLLSPRGVRRVALGVFLIALVLVYATLVVGVEIKGARRWIHVPGLSIQPSEFIKPAFAVVAAWLFSLSRTNPGFPGALVSMVLYGVTMAGLILQPDLGMTFVVSAVWFTQFFLAGLNLVLVMGLGGLGVVGLIGAYYTLPHVTSRINRFLDPHAGDNYQVNRSLEAFANGGLMGTGPGQGTVKFYLPDSHADFIFAVAGEELGLIFCLGLVVLFAFVVLRGFARVFNDNNYFVLLAAAGLLIQFGLQAAINMGSSLHLMPTKGMTLPFISYGGSSLLALGFGMGMVLALTRKRFGPSE; this is encoded by the coding sequence ATGATCACCTTCGACCGCACCGACCAGTCGATCTTCGGCCGCTGGTGGTGGACCGTCGACCGCTGGCAGCTCGGCGCCGTCGCCCTGCTGATGTTCCTCGGCACCGTCCTGATCACCGCGGCCAGCCCGCCGGTGGCGGAGCGCATCGGCATCCAGGACACCTTCTATTTCGTCGAACGCCACGTGATGATGCTGATCCCGGCGATCATCATCATGGTCGGCGTCTCGCTGCTCAGCCCGCGCGGGGTGCGGCGGGTGGCGCTCGGTGTTTTCCTGATCGCGCTTGTGCTGGTCTACGCCACCCTGGTCGTGGGCGTGGAGATCAAGGGCGCGCGCCGCTGGATCCATGTGCCCGGCCTGTCGATCCAGCCATCGGAATTCATCAAGCCGGCCTTCGCCGTGGTCGCCGCCTGGCTGTTCTCGCTGTCGCGCACCAATCCGGGCTTCCCCGGCGCCCTGGTGTCGATGGTTCTCTATGGCGTCACCATGGCCGGCCTGATCCTGCAACCCGACCTCGGCATGACCTTCGTCGTCTCCGCCGTCTGGTTCACCCAGTTCTTCCTGGCCGGGCTGAATCTGGTGCTGGTGATGGGGCTCGGCGGGCTGGGGGTGGTCGGTCTCATCGGCGCCTATTACACGCTGCCGCACGTCACCAGCCGCATCAACCGCTTCCTCGATCCGCATGCCGGCGACAATTATCAGGTCAACCGCTCGCTGGAGGCCTTCGCCAACGGCGGGCTGATGGGCACCGGCCCCGGCCAGGGCACGGTGAAGTTCTATCTGCCCGACAGCCATGCCGACTTCATCTTCGCCGTCGCCGGGGAGGAGCTGGGCCTGATCTTCTGCCTTGGGTTGGTCGTGCTGTTCGCCTTTGTCGTCCTGCGCGGGTTCGCTCGTGTCTTCAATGACAATAATTATTTCGTTTTGCTGGCCGCCGCTGGTCTTCTGATCCAGTTCGGGCTTCAGGCGGCGATCAACATGGGTTCCTCCTTGCATCTTATGCCGACCAAGGGCATGACCCTGCCGTTCATCTCATACGGCGGCTCCTCGCTGCTGGCACTCGGGTTCGGCATGGGTATGGTTCTGGCTTTGACACGCAAACGCTTCGGCCCTTCGGAATGA